In the genome of Balneola sp., one region contains:
- a CDS encoding cytochrome-c peroxidase, with the protein MKKQAPILLLLTCFLFSCADEILVEDEGFESTQFTEAEMVVLNKALNLDATPFNYSNIQLPKHYRSSEANESDNTPENNPITDMGATLGRVLFYDKNLSANNTISCASCHEQSAAFSDPRKFSIGLNGETTRRNSMTLINSRFYENQAFFWDERAVTLEEQVLLPIQDHIEMGMDLKELENKLQNLEYYPILFQHAFGSSEVTSEHISKALSQFTRSIVSFNSKFDEGFIAAGFPEDEEQMPDFPNFTAKENLGMDIFYRGRNGGTCLYCHGTPQHVNDIAKNNGLDLSYLDNGKGEVTGISGDDALFKVPSLRNIAKTAPYMHDGRFETLREVVDHYSDNVQDHPNLNFRLKTLDDGEEGVAEVLRLGLNEEEKEALVAFLHTLTDEKVLTDEKYSNPFKN; encoded by the coding sequence ATGAAGAAACAGGCCCCTATTCTACTCCTCCTAACTTGCTTCTTGTTTTCCTGCGCAGATGAAATCCTGGTCGAAGATGAGGGATTTGAGAGTACTCAATTCACTGAAGCAGAAATGGTAGTTCTGAACAAAGCACTTAATCTTGACGCAACCCCTTTTAACTACTCAAATATCCAACTCCCAAAACATTATCGTTCATCTGAAGCTAATGAATCGGATAATACCCCAGAGAACAATCCTATTACCGATATGGGAGCTACTTTGGGGAGGGTTCTCTTTTACGACAAAAACCTTTCTGCAAATAATACCATCTCATGTGCCTCGTGTCATGAGCAAAGTGCTGCATTCTCTGATCCAAGGAAATTTAGCATCGGTTTAAATGGAGAAACTACCCGAAGAAATTCGATGACGCTCATCAACAGCCGTTTTTATGAGAATCAGGCTTTCTTCTGGGATGAAAGAGCTGTCACCCTAGAAGAACAAGTGTTACTTCCTATCCAGGATCACATTGAAATGGGAATGGACTTAAAAGAATTAGAAAATAAGCTCCAGAACCTGGAGTACTACCCCATCTTATTTCAACATGCTTTCGGCAGTTCAGAAGTGACTTCTGAACATATTTCAAAAGCTTTATCTCAGTTTACAAGATCTATTGTTTCGTTCAATTCTAAGTTTGATGAAGGTTTTATAGCGGCAGGATTTCCTGAGGACGAAGAACAAATGCCAGATTTCCCAAATTTCACCGCCAAGGAAAACCTCGGTATGGATATCTTTTATAGAGGACGTAATGGTGGAACTTGCCTTTATTGTCATGGTACCCCCCAACATGTAAACGACATTGCAAAAAATAATGGATTGGATCTAAGCTATTTGGACAACGGCAAAGGTGAAGTAACAGGAATATCTGGTGATGATGCCCTATTTAAGGTACCCTCCCTAAGAAATATTGCAAAAACAGCTCCCTATATGCATGATGGTCGATTTGAGACATTAAGAGAAGTAGTGGATCATTACAGTGATAATGTCCAAGATCATCCCAATCTCAACTTTCGACTGAAAACGCTTGATGATGGAGAAGAAGGTGTTGCGGAGGTGCTTAGATTAGGCCTTAATGAAGAGGAAAAAGAAGCGCTCGTTGCTTTTCTACATACCCTAACTGACGAAAAAGTACTTACTGATGAGAAGTATAGTAACCCGTTTAAGAATTGA
- a CDS encoding LytTR family transcriptional regulator → MTNDSKLTWIAIQFLLAGLILFSLVGTFQELRFLFLMLLLVNFGALILTNLIIYNFSNRVISSIIINVIGVAVFFILGLFFRDTLSFEIIESIASEDGAKVVAARLVSYGGLEFALIYALNAIFTYIPFLEFKRTVSGQEIGNFSNNLFSIRIGKKLHLIPFDEIDFVEAAGNYLQIFSGGKKYTGRLTLNEFHTKTKIEYLVRIHRSYIVNVNQIRELETTSNGYYAILKSGNRIKVGKQYKSDLISSLGIKI, encoded by the coding sequence ATGACGAATGATTCAAAACTAACATGGATAGCTATCCAATTTTTATTGGCAGGACTTATTCTGTTTAGCTTAGTAGGTACCTTTCAGGAGTTACGCTTTCTTTTTTTGATGCTACTCTTAGTAAATTTTGGTGCTCTTATACTCACTAATCTGATTATTTATAATTTCAGTAATAGGGTAATCTCCTCCATAATTATCAATGTTATTGGTGTTGCTGTTTTTTTTATTCTGGGTCTGTTTTTTCGTGATACACTCAGCTTTGAAATTATTGAAAGCATTGCGTCAGAAGATGGAGCAAAAGTAGTAGCTGCCAGGTTGGTTTCTTACGGAGGGCTTGAATTTGCTTTGATTTATGCACTGAACGCAATATTCACTTACATACCATTTCTTGAGTTTAAACGAACAGTATCAGGACAAGAGATCGGTAATTTCTCAAATAACTTATTTTCAATAAGGATTGGGAAAAAACTTCATCTTATCCCGTTTGATGAAATAGACTTTGTGGAAGCAGCTGGAAATTACCTGCAAATATTTTCCGGAGGTAAGAAATATACAGGCCGATTAACACTCAATGAATTTCATACTAAAACTAAAATCGAATATTTAGTAAGAATACATAGGTCTTATATCGTGAATGTAAATCAGATTCGCGAGCTTGAAACTACTTCGAACGGATATTATGCGATCTTAAAATCTGGTAATAGAATTAAAGTGGGGAAGCAATACAAAAGCGATCTTATTTCTAGTCTGGGAATAAAAATTTAA